From the genome of Danio rerio strain Tuebingen ecotype United States chromosome 2, GRCz12tu, whole genome shotgun sequence, one region includes:
- the wu:fj49a02 gene encoding myomegalin isoform X50: MSNTHRTVSQHLNDLKKENFSLKLRIYFLEERIQLQFEESSDHIYRTNIELKVEVESLKQELQEKQQELETALATAESLTNHNEADVQRRSRERQMEIQHTQQLDTHTQQEAQLVRDRAECVVSVSESPSLHPSVTMETGGDPCTQPYADTDADRLERLRVALGCQERVVLQLTEERTHLRQRLVQMEAELQHLSTCLLQKERDAQFYQEELERERIHVQQEMQSLVEQQYEDAAGQCVSEQQVETLQTQITHSQNSNQELQQKLCELESELLSIRQTSQEQENTIQTLTHTLSTKDTQTQELYNVIEGQNKTLCKLRESQRLQPTQAPADAPDPVLQGSAVSCDLEETRCALTLTQRRLQDLQRERERLQTELQNTLQHRESAHTHTQDLRQAVEQLRSELQVKVCELRDREVQAQTHIADRDRTIAQLQQSLSRKDKQLQEYSELLNPSSDSSGVVDRDTLLQTLRRRIRERDRALESSIDERFRCVEQQEAEVRRLQLVLREKDRDLERLSSVLQSNNHTLTGLDAVLRSKDLELQGALEACRRLEFLKQQSEEKHTLAVRERDGIIKRLQTALHTHTTHTEELQVAGGQGSAGLLLKLSEAERLLQEVMSERSRQLQEHQRQISDLLEALSCRDQELQAYGERMGRLISERSDQLQDLRSLLNTHQQQLNTAHRERDTHTAQLKEKDTLIQELLQVQRHTLIPTAAADGVCMSSSTDLEIQTVRDELQLSLRKHRETERELSDLRALLPAGHHDTVSFNQQLVSQQQKLNEVLRAEEDLQQSHSDSSHHSGVQEECVLRARGTLLMLEPDDTGESSSDEDDGDGDDEDLGSSSEEFSDSIEDEEKLTQKVEVGQPGYEMLLSQNAEEIQCDEEQRRGVELCGAMVQKDEALSHTRSADEECMASAAHEEGSVRCRGSEKAEADQQTCHEPQRDYCTFREEEYEEDEDDEDEGEEAAEIRAPPGKRGPPCVKLRESRRKRRCTRPHSLDLGALLSHTPAARGQGVEMEREVEGDSGSSSTGGGGAIGFWQHVEVGLREQAERLRGDLAVSRQENRELQERLMVSEATVHAQAEQIKDYRELLTESAVQQDSKQVQVDLQDLGYETSGRSENEAEREDTSSPEFDDLEMCVTLSGSRRSVCRSDSEADDASSLKGLVQDLRAQLSRSHKVIRGLQLRVRSLSATSDYASSLERTPRKVNWMCVSARAGEGFECVCEPPLRRSREMQELLSRVELLETQIRRPKMEDKMEESCAPRPGKYNTLIQAQARELCHLRQVMREGGSLCHTLTQHLSDATKAFEQLLRANDIDYYTSQSFRQQLSQSSTLAHRVCSRISGRDGPEQQDDKTGHELLALRLSKELQHKDDIIQSLHTQLQQRPDTPCSSHAHSETTDQSECTSFLSDERGSTNEDADLCSDVDASSECVEDERRPDRVAPTNIFIQSPDAVSRLSTEVRTLKEEQLELQARLRASRDSCEEAEQLREAVLSGRVRLQQAELEAEQWKEELRRLQTHNSEQSQQIQQLRQDRHNNQEHNSRLQHKVSSLQQQLAESRSLLRSLQSELQLYERVCGVRTSSAAGLVCELQGPSGDWSELLLEVRALRAQLENSALRTHMQKQLEQCSEPRPSPTIPASPLYRRQLLHDPSPSPPVRDVGPFPSGPLYSPYSEMEESVLNTHDALEPHTELHGDAVDGCYANANGRHAVAHVQDYSALQQQLTEGRAAAQRVEETLRRVLGYTVLHTLLPDTHTLHTLLADTHTLQQVLDEAVSLLKMFWRAALPNTDGHTHLLQRELQALRLRVQEQEELLQGTVQRLRNTSRSKENMENYILSQLSRTRDVLKQARVNLEKNERRISSLSSSSSSLCHGKVFPGGSAGSSAWSRMTSACPVITMETAVLQQPARKRVRACLPLDSTH; encoded by the exons GGCGACAGCAGAGAGTCTGACCAATCACAATGAAGCAGATGTGCAGAGGCGGAGCCGAGAGAGACAGATGGAGATACAGCACACACAGcagctggacacacacacacagcag GAGGCTCAGCTAGTGCGGGACAGGGCGGAGTGTGTGGTCAGTGTGTCCGAGTCTCCCTCCCTGCATCCCTCTGTCACCATGGAGACGGGCGGAGACCCCTGCACACAGCCGTATGCAGACACAGATGCAGACAG gctGGAGCGGCTGCGTGTGGCACTGGGCTGTCAGGAGCGGGTGGTGCTGCAGTTGACGGAGGAGCGCACACACCTGAGACAGCGGCTGGTGCAGATGGAGGCGGAGCTACAGCACCTGTCCACCTGTCTGCTGCAGAAGGAGAGAGACGCACAg TTTTATCAGGAGGAGCTGGAGCGCGAGAGGATCCACGTGCAGCAGGAGATGCAG agtcTGGTGGAACAGCAGTATGAGGACGCGGCAGGGCAGTGTGTGTCGGAGCAGCAGGTGGAGACGCTGCAGACGCAGATCACACACAGCCAGAACAGCAACCAG gagCTGCAGCAGAAGCTGTGTGAGCTGGAGTCAGAGCTGCTCTCCATCAGACAGACCTCACAGGAGCAGGAGAACACCATCCAGACGCTCACACACACCCTGAGCACTAAAGACACACAG actcAGGAGCTGTATAATGTGATTGAGGGGCAGAACAAAACACTGTGTAAACTCAGAGAGAGCCAGCGGCTGCAACCCACACag GCTCCAGCAGACGCTCCAGATCCGGTTCTGCAGGGTTCTGCAGTGAGCTGTGATCTGGAGGAGACTCGGTGCGCGCTCACACTGACCCAGAGACGACTGCAGGACCTGCAGCGAGAGCGAGAGCGGCTGCAGACCGAACTGCAGAACACACTGCAGCACAGagagagcgcacacacacacacacag GACCTGCGGCAGGCGGTGGAGCAGCTGCGCTCTGAGCTGCAGGTAAAGGTGTGTGAGCTGCGTGATCGGGAGGTGCAGGCGCAGACACACATTGCAGACAGAGACCGAACCATCGCGCAGCTGCAGCAGAGCTTGAGCCGCAAAGACAAACAACTGCAG gagtaCTCAGAGCTGCTGAATCCCTCATCTGACTCCAGTGGAGTGGTGGACAGAGACACACTCCTGCAGACACTGAGGAGACGCATCCGAGAGCGGGACAGAGCCCTGGAG AGCTCTATTGATGAGAGGTTCCGCTGTGTGGAGCAGCAGGAGGCTGAGGTGCGGCGGCTGCAGCTGGTGCTGCGAGAGAAAGACCGAGACCTGGAGAGACTGAGCAGCGTCCTGCAGAGCAACAACCACACCCTCACg GGTCTGGATGCAGTGCTGCGCAGTAAGGATCTGGAGCTGCAGGGGGCGCTGGAGGCCTGTCGGAGGCTGGAGTTTCTGAAGCAGCAGAGCGAGGAGAAACACACACTCGCTGTCCGAGAGCGAGACGGCATCATCAAGCGGCTGCAGAccgccctgcacacacacaccacacacactgaG gagctgCAGGTGGCGGGGGGGCAGGGCTCTGCTGGACTCCTGCTTAAGCTCTCGGAGGCGGAGCGTCTGCTGCAGGAAGTGATGTCAGAGCGCAGCCGGCAACTACAGGAACACCAGCGGCAGATCTCAGACCTGCTGGAGGCCCTGAGCTGCAGAGACCAGGAGCTGCAG GCGTATGGCGAGCGAATGGGCCGGCTGATCTCAGAGCGCTCAGATCAGCTGCAGGACCTGCGGAGTCTGCTGAACACACACCAGCAGCAGCTGAACACAgcgcacagagagagagacacacacaccgCACAGCTGAAGGAGAAGGACACACTCatacag GAGCTGCTGCAGGTTCAGAGACACACACTGATCCCTACAGCAGCAGCAGACG GTGTGTGTATGAGCAGCTCAACTGATCTGGAGATACAGACCGTCAGAGATGAGCTACAGCTGAGCCTCAGAAAACACAGAGAGActgag cgagAACTGTCAGACCTGCGCGCTTTACTGCCTGCTGGACATCATGACACTGTGAGCTTCAATCAGCAG CTGGTCTCGCAGCAGCAGAAGTTGAATGAAGTTCTGAGAGCAGAAGAGGATCTTCAACAGAGTCACTCAGACAG ctCTCACCACAGCGGTGTGCAGGAGGAGTGTGTGTTGCGTGCGCGCGGGACGCTGCTGATGCTGGAGCCGGACGACACTGGAG AGTCCAgcagtgatgaagatgatggagaTGGAGATGATGAAGATCTGGGCAGCAGCAGTGAAGAATTCAGCGACAGCATCGAGGACGAGGAGAAGCTAACACAG aagGTGGAGGTGGGTCAGCCTGGGTATGAGATGCTGCTGTCCCAGAATGCAGAGGAGATACAGTGTGATGAAGAGCAGAGGAGAGGAGTCGAGCTGTGTGGAGCGATGGTGCAGAAGGATGAGGCGCTCTCTCAcaccag GAGCGCTGATGAAGAGTGTATGGCGTCAGCAGCACATGAGGAGGGGTCTGTGCGCTGCAGAGGGTCCGAGAAGGCTGAAGCAGACCAGCAGACCTGCCATGAGCCTCAGAGAGATTACTGTACGTTCAGAGAGGAGGAGTATGAGGAGGAcgaggatgatgaggatgaaggAGAGGAAGCAGCAGAGATCCGGGCTCCACCAGGCAAGCGCGGCCCTCCGTGTGTGAAGCTGCGGGAGTCTCGGAGGAAGAGGAGGTGCACCAGGCCTCATTCCCTGGACCTGGGAGCCCTGCtgtcacacacacctgcagcccGCGGCCAG GGTGTAGAGATGGAGCGTGAGGTGGAGGGAGACAGTGGCAGCTCCAGCACTGGAGGAGGCGGAGCCATTGGCTTCTGGCAGCATGTGGAGGTGGGGCTCCGGGAGCAGGCGGAGCGTCTCCGTGGTGACCTCGCTGTGAGTCGTCAGGAGAATCGGGAGCTGCAGGAGAGACTGATGGTGTCAGAGGCGACGGTTCACGCACAGGCCGAACAGATCAAAGACTACAGAGAGCTGCTga CGGAGAGTGCGGTTCAGCAGGACAGTAAGCAGGTGCAGGTGGACCTTCAGGATCTGGGATACGAGACAAGCGGCCGCAGTGAGAATGAAGCCGAGAGAGAGGACACCAGCAGCCCCg AGTTTGATGATCTGGAGATGTGTGTGACGCTGTCGGGGAGCAGACGCAGTGTGTGTCGCAGTGACAGTGAAGCAGACGACGCGTCCTCACTGAAGGGTTTGGTGCAGGACCTGCGTGCGCAGCTCTCTCGCAGCCACAAGGTGATCCGCGGCCTGCAGCTGCGCGTGCGCTCACTCTCCGCCACCTCCGACTACGCCTCCAGCCTGGAGCGCACGCCGCGCAAG GTGAACTGGATGTGTGTTTCTGCGCGCGCGGGCGAgggttttgagtgtgtgtgtgagccgcCACTGAGACGCAGCCGAGAGATGCAGGAGCTGTTGAGCCGCGTGGAGCTGCTGGAGACGCAGATCAGGAGACCCAAGATGGAGGACAAGATGGAGGAGAGCTGTGCCCCGCGGCCcgg GAAGTACAACACACTGATCCAGGCGCAGGCGCGGGAGCTGTGTCACCTGCGGCAGGTGATGCGGGAGGGCGGCAGCCTctgtcacacactcacacaacacCTGAGCGACGCCACCAAAGCCTTCGAGCAGCTGCTGCGCGCAAACGACATCGACTACTACACCAGCCAGAGCTTCCGGCAGCAGCTATCCCAGAGTTCCACACTCGCACACAGAGTCTGCAGCCGGATCAGCGGcc GTGATGGACCTGAACAGCAGGACGATAAAACAGGCCACGAGCTGCTGGCGCtcag gctGAGTAAAGAGCTTCAGCACAAAGACGACATCATCCAGTCCCTCCACACACAGTTACAGCAGCGCCCGGACACGCCCTGCAGCAGCCACGCCCATTCTGAGACCACCGACCAATCAGAATGTACCTCGTTCCTGTCTGACGAGAGAGGCTCCACCAATGAGGATGCAGATCTGTGCTCTGACGTCGACGCCTCCAGTGAGTGTGTGGAGGACGAAAGGAGACCAGACagag TGGCTCCAACCAACATCTTTATCCAGAGTCCTGATGCTGTGAGTCGCCTGAGCACTGAAGTCAGAACACTGAAGGAGGAACAGCTGGAGCTGCAGGCCAGACTACGAGCCAgcagag ACAGCTGTGAGGAGGCGGAGCAGCTTCGGGAGGCGGTGCTTTCTGGGCGTGTCCGTCTGCAGCAGGCGGAGCTAGAGGCGGAGCAATGGAAGGAGGAGCTGAGGAGGCTGCAGACGCACAACTCTGAGCAGAGCCAACAAATACAACAACTGCGGCAGGACAGACACAACAACCAGGAGCACAAcagcag gctgcAGCACAAGGTCTCCTCCCTCCAGCAGCAGTTAGCAGAGAGCCGGTCACTGCTGCGCTCCCTACAGAGTGAACTGCAGCTGTACGAGCGAGTGTGTGGCGTCAGGACAAGCAGCGCTGCAG ggcTGGTGTGTGAGCTGCAGGGCCCATCGGGGGACTGGTCTGAGCTGCTGCTGGAGGTTCGGGCTCTAAGGGCTCAGCTGGAGAACTCTGCTCTgcgcacacacatgcagaaaCAGCTGGAGCAGTGCAGCGAGCCGCGTCCGTCGCCCACCATCCCTGCCAGCCCACTGTACCGGCGCCAGCTGCTGCACG ACCCGTCTCCTTCTCCTCCTGTCAGAGATGTGGGTCCGTTTCCCAGCGGGCCGCTGTACTCACCGTACTCCGAGATGGAGGAGAGCGTGCTGAACActcacg ACGCGCTGGAGCCGCACACAGAGCTGCATGGAGATGCGGTAGACGGATGCTACGCTAACGCTAACGGCAGACACGCGGTCGCACATGTGCAGGACTACAGCGCACTGCAGCAGCAGCTGACGGAGGGGCGAGCGGCGGCACAGCGGGTGGAGGAGACACTGCGGagg GTGCTGGGCTACACTGTGCTGCACACACTCCtgccggacacacacacactgcacacactcctggcggacacacacacactgcagcaggTTCTGGATGAGGCTGTTTCTCTGCTGAAGATGTTCTGGCGCGCGGCTCTGCCCAACACTGAcggacacacacacctgctgcagAGG GAGCTGCAGGCGCTGCGGCTGCGGGTGCAGGAACAGGAGGAGCTGCTGCAGGGAACCGTCCAGCGTCTGCGCAACACCAGCCGGAGCAAAGAGAACATGGAGAACTACATCCTGAGCCAgc TGTCGCGGACGCGAGACGTGCTGAAACAGGCCCGGGTCAATCTGGAG AAGAACGAGCGCAGGATTTCCTCTCTaagctcctcctcttcctcccttTGCCATG GTAAAGTCTTCCCCGGTGGCTCCGCAGGTTCTTCTGCTTGGTCTCGCATGACCTCTGCGTGCCCTGTGATCACCATGGAAACAGCTGTTTTGCAGCAGCCTGCCAGAAAGCGTGTGAGGGCGTGTCTTCCGCTCGACTCCACCCACTAG
- the wu:fj49a02 gene encoding myomegalin isoform X46 — translation MSNTHRTVSQHLNDLKKENFSLKLRIYFLEERIQLQFEESSDHIYRTNIELKVEVESLKQELQEKQQELETALATAESLTNHNEADVQRRSRERQMEIQHTQQLDTHTQQEAQLVRDRAECVVSVSESPSLHPSVTMETGGDPCTQPYADTDADRLERLRVALGCQERVVLQLTEERTHLRQRLVQMEAELQHLSTCLLQKERDAQFYQEELERERIHVQQEMQSLVEQQYEDAAGQCVSEQQVETLQTQITHSQNSNQELQQKLCELESELLSIRQTSQEQENTIQTLTHTLSTKDTQTQELYNVIEGQNKTLCKLRESQRLQPTQAPADAPDPVLQGSAVSCDLEETRCALTLTQRRLQDLQRERERLQTELQNTLQHRESAHTHTQDLRQAVEQLRSELQVKVCELRDREVQAQTHIADRDRTIAQLQQSLSRKDKQLQEYSELLNPSSDSSGVVDRDTLLQTLRRRIRERDRALESSIDERFRCVEQQEAEVRRLQLVLREKDRDLERLSSVLQSNNHTLTGLDAVLRSKDLELQGALEACRRLEFLKQQSEEKHTLAVRERDGIIKRLQTALHTHTTHTEELQVAGGQGSAGLLLKLSEAERLLQEVMSERSRQLQEHQRQISDLLEALSCRDQELQAYGERMGRLISERSDQLQDLRSLLNTHQQQLNTAHRERDTHTAQLKEKDTLIQELLQVQRHTLIPTAAADGVCMSSSTDLEIQTVRDELQLSLRKHRETERELSDLRALLPAGHHDTVSFNQQLVSQQQKLNEVLRAEEDLQQSHSDSSHHSGVQEECVLRARGTLLMLEPDDTGESSSDEDDGDGDDEDLGSSSEEFSDSIEDEEKLTQKVEVGQPGYEMLLSQNAEEIQCDEEQRRGVELCGAMVQKDEALSHTRSADEECMASAAHEEGSVRCRGSEKAEADQQTCHEPQRDYCTFREEEYEEDEDDEDEGEEAAEIRAPPGKRGPPCVKLRESRRKRRCTRPHSLDLGALLSHTPAARGQGVEMEREVEGDSGSSSTGGGGAIGFWQHVEVGLREQAERLRGDLAVSRQENRELQERLMVSEATVHAQAEQIKDYRELLTESAVQQDSKQVQVDLQDLGYETSGRSENEAEREDTSSPEFDDLEMCVTLSGSRRSVCRSDSEADDASSLKGLVQDLRAQLSRSHKVIRGLQLRVRSLSATSDYASSLERTPRKVNWMCVSARAGEGFECVCEPPLRRSREMQELLSRVELLETQIRRPKMEDKMEESCAPRPGKYNTLIQAQARELCHLRQVMREGGSLCHTLTQHLSDATKAFEQLLRANDIDYYTSQSFRQQLSQSSTLAHRVCSRISGRDGPEQQDDKTGHELLALRLSKELQHKDDIIQSLHTQLQQRPDTPCSSHAHSETTDQSECTSFLSDERGSTNEDADLCSDVDASSECVEDERRPDRVFSTPHSLSGCQLTAHTQSRIQPIRGVDGSSCYQSVAPTNIFIQSPDAVSRLSTEVRTLKEEQLELQARLRASRDSCEEAEQLREAVLSGRVRLQQAELEAEQWKEELRRLQTHNSEQSQQIQQLRQDRHNNQEHNSRLQHKVSSLQQQLAESRSLLRSLQSELQLYERVCGVRTSSAAGLVCELQGPSGDWSELLLEVRALRAQLENSALRTHMQKQLEQCSEPRPSPTIPASPLYRRQLLHDPSPSPPVRDVGPFPSGPLYSPYSEMEESVLNTHDALEPHTELHGDAVDGCYANANGRHAVAHVQDYSALQQQLTEGRAAAQRVEETLRRVLGYTVLHTLLPDTHTLHTLLADTHTLQQVLDEAVSLLKMFWRAALPNTDGHTHLLQRELQALRLRVQEQEELLQGTVQRLRNTSRSKENMENYILSQLSRTRDVLKQARVNLEKNERRISSLSSSSSSLCHGKVFPGGSAGSSAWSRMTSACPVITMETAVLQQPARKRVRACLPLDSTH, via the exons GGCGACAGCAGAGAGTCTGACCAATCACAATGAAGCAGATGTGCAGAGGCGGAGCCGAGAGAGACAGATGGAGATACAGCACACACAGcagctggacacacacacacagcag GAGGCTCAGCTAGTGCGGGACAGGGCGGAGTGTGTGGTCAGTGTGTCCGAGTCTCCCTCCCTGCATCCCTCTGTCACCATGGAGACGGGCGGAGACCCCTGCACACAGCCGTATGCAGACACAGATGCAGACAG gctGGAGCGGCTGCGTGTGGCACTGGGCTGTCAGGAGCGGGTGGTGCTGCAGTTGACGGAGGAGCGCACACACCTGAGACAGCGGCTGGTGCAGATGGAGGCGGAGCTACAGCACCTGTCCACCTGTCTGCTGCAGAAGGAGAGAGACGCACAg TTTTATCAGGAGGAGCTGGAGCGCGAGAGGATCCACGTGCAGCAGGAGATGCAG agtcTGGTGGAACAGCAGTATGAGGACGCGGCAGGGCAGTGTGTGTCGGAGCAGCAGGTGGAGACGCTGCAGACGCAGATCACACACAGCCAGAACAGCAACCAG gagCTGCAGCAGAAGCTGTGTGAGCTGGAGTCAGAGCTGCTCTCCATCAGACAGACCTCACAGGAGCAGGAGAACACCATCCAGACGCTCACACACACCCTGAGCACTAAAGACACACAG actcAGGAGCTGTATAATGTGATTGAGGGGCAGAACAAAACACTGTGTAAACTCAGAGAGAGCCAGCGGCTGCAACCCACACag GCTCCAGCAGACGCTCCAGATCCGGTTCTGCAGGGTTCTGCAGTGAGCTGTGATCTGGAGGAGACTCGGTGCGCGCTCACACTGACCCAGAGACGACTGCAGGACCTGCAGCGAGAGCGAGAGCGGCTGCAGACCGAACTGCAGAACACACTGCAGCACAGagagagcgcacacacacacacacag GACCTGCGGCAGGCGGTGGAGCAGCTGCGCTCTGAGCTGCAGGTAAAGGTGTGTGAGCTGCGTGATCGGGAGGTGCAGGCGCAGACACACATTGCAGACAGAGACCGAACCATCGCGCAGCTGCAGCAGAGCTTGAGCCGCAAAGACAAACAACTGCAG gagtaCTCAGAGCTGCTGAATCCCTCATCTGACTCCAGTGGAGTGGTGGACAGAGACACACTCCTGCAGACACTGAGGAGACGCATCCGAGAGCGGGACAGAGCCCTGGAG AGCTCTATTGATGAGAGGTTCCGCTGTGTGGAGCAGCAGGAGGCTGAGGTGCGGCGGCTGCAGCTGGTGCTGCGAGAGAAAGACCGAGACCTGGAGAGACTGAGCAGCGTCCTGCAGAGCAACAACCACACCCTCACg GGTCTGGATGCAGTGCTGCGCAGTAAGGATCTGGAGCTGCAGGGGGCGCTGGAGGCCTGTCGGAGGCTGGAGTTTCTGAAGCAGCAGAGCGAGGAGAAACACACACTCGCTGTCCGAGAGCGAGACGGCATCATCAAGCGGCTGCAGAccgccctgcacacacacaccacacacactgaG gagctgCAGGTGGCGGGGGGGCAGGGCTCTGCTGGACTCCTGCTTAAGCTCTCGGAGGCGGAGCGTCTGCTGCAGGAAGTGATGTCAGAGCGCAGCCGGCAACTACAGGAACACCAGCGGCAGATCTCAGACCTGCTGGAGGCCCTGAGCTGCAGAGACCAGGAGCTGCAG GCGTATGGCGAGCGAATGGGCCGGCTGATCTCAGAGCGCTCAGATCAGCTGCAGGACCTGCGGAGTCTGCTGAACACACACCAGCAGCAGCTGAACACAgcgcacagagagagagacacacacaccgCACAGCTGAAGGAGAAGGACACACTCatacag GAGCTGCTGCAGGTTCAGAGACACACACTGATCCCTACAGCAGCAGCAGACG GTGTGTGTATGAGCAGCTCAACTGATCTGGAGATACAGACCGTCAGAGATGAGCTACAGCTGAGCCTCAGAAAACACAGAGAGActgag cgagAACTGTCAGACCTGCGCGCTTTACTGCCTGCTGGACATCATGACACTGTGAGCTTCAATCAGCAG CTGGTCTCGCAGCAGCAGAAGTTGAATGAAGTTCTGAGAGCAGAAGAGGATCTTCAACAGAGTCACTCAGACAG ctCTCACCACAGCGGTGTGCAGGAGGAGTGTGTGTTGCGTGCGCGCGGGACGCTGCTGATGCTGGAGCCGGACGACACTGGAG AGTCCAgcagtgatgaagatgatggagaTGGAGATGATGAAGATCTGGGCAGCAGCAGTGAAGAATTCAGCGACAGCATCGAGGACGAGGAGAAGCTAACACAG aagGTGGAGGTGGGTCAGCCTGGGTATGAGATGCTGCTGTCCCAGAATGCAGAGGAGATACAGTGTGATGAAGAGCAGAGGAGAGGAGTCGAGCTGTGTGGAGCGATGGTGCAGAAGGATGAGGCGCTCTCTCAcaccag GAGCGCTGATGAAGAGTGTATGGCGTCAGCAGCACATGAGGAGGGGTCTGTGCGCTGCAGAGGGTCCGAGAAGGCTGAAGCAGACCAGCAGACCTGCCATGAGCCTCAGAGAGATTACTGTACGTTCAGAGAGGAGGAGTATGAGGAGGAcgaggatgatgaggatgaaggAGAGGAAGCAGCAGAGATCCGGGCTCCACCAGGCAAGCGCGGCCCTCCGTGTGTGAAGCTGCGGGAGTCTCGGAGGAAGAGGAGGTGCACCAGGCCTCATTCCCTGGACCTGGGAGCCCTGCtgtcacacacacctgcagcccGCGGCCAG GGTGTAGAGATGGAGCGTGAGGTGGAGGGAGACAGTGGCAGCTCCAGCACTGGAGGAGGCGGAGCCATTGGCTTCTGGCAGCATGTGGAGGTGGGGCTCCGGGAGCAGGCGGAGCGTCTCCGTGGTGACCTCGCTGTGAGTCGTCAGGAGAATCGGGAGCTGCAGGAGAGACTGATGGTGTCAGAGGCGACGGTTCACGCACAGGCCGAACAGATCAAAGACTACAGAGAGCTGCTga CGGAGAGTGCGGTTCAGCAGGACAGTAAGCAGGTGCAGGTGGACCTTCAGGATCTGGGATACGAGACAAGCGGCCGCAGTGAGAATGAAGCCGAGAGAGAGGACACCAGCAGCCCCg AGTTTGATGATCTGGAGATGTGTGTGACGCTGTCGGGGAGCAGACGCAGTGTGTGTCGCAGTGACAGTGAAGCAGACGACGCGTCCTCACTGAAGGGTTTGGTGCAGGACCTGCGTGCGCAGCTCTCTCGCAGCCACAAGGTGATCCGCGGCCTGCAGCTGCGCGTGCGCTCACTCTCCGCCACCTCCGACTACGCCTCCAGCCTGGAGCGCACGCCGCGCAAG GTGAACTGGATGTGTGTTTCTGCGCGCGCGGGCGAgggttttgagtgtgtgtgtgagccgcCACTGAGACGCAGCCGAGAGATGCAGGAGCTGTTGAGCCGCGTGGAGCTGCTGGAGACGCAGATCAGGAGACCCAAGATGGAGGACAAGATGGAGGAGAGCTGTGCCCCGCGGCCcgg GAAGTACAACACACTGATCCAGGCGCAGGCGCGGGAGCTGTGTCACCTGCGGCAGGTGATGCGGGAGGGCGGCAGCCTctgtcacacactcacacaacacCTGAGCGACGCCACCAAAGCCTTCGAGCAGCTGCTGCGCGCAAACGACATCGACTACTACACCAGCCAGAGCTTCCGGCAGCAGCTATCCCAGAGTTCCACACTCGCACACAGAGTCTGCAGCCGGATCAGCGGcc GTGATGGACCTGAACAGCAGGACGATAAAACAGGCCACGAGCTGCTGGCGCtcag gctGAGTAAAGAGCTTCAGCACAAAGACGACATCATCCAGTCCCTCCACACACAGTTACAGCAGCGCCCGGACACGCCCTGCAGCAGCCACGCCCATTCTGAGACCACCGACCAATCAGAATGTACCTCGTTCCTGTCTGACGAGAGAGGCTCCACCAATGAGGATGCAGATCTGTGCTCTGACGTCGACGCCTCCAGTGAGTGTGTGGAGGACGAAAGGAGACCAGACagag TGTTCAGCACGCCACACTCTCTGTCCGGCTGTCAGCtgaccgcacacacacagagcaggattcagccaatcagaggcgTTGATGGATCGTCATGCTAtcagtcag TGGCTCCAACCAACATCTTTATCCAGAGTCCTGATGCTGTGAGTCGCCTGAGCACTGAAGTCAGAACACTGAAGGAGGAACAGCTGGAGCTGCAGGCCAGACTACGAGCCAgcagag ACAGCTGTGAGGAGGCGGAGCAGCTTCGGGAGGCGGTGCTTTCTGGGCGTGTCCGTCTGCAGCAGGCGGAGCTAGAGGCGGAGCAATGGAAGGAGGAGCTGAGGAGGCTGCAGACGCACAACTCTGAGCAGAGCCAACAAATACAACAACTGCGGCAGGACAGACACAACAACCAGGAGCACAAcagcag gctgcAGCACAAGGTCTCCTCCCTCCAGCAGCAGTTAGCAGAGAGCCGGTCACTGCTGCGCTCCCTACAGAGTGAACTGCAGCTGTACGAGCGAGTGTGTGGCGTCAGGACAAGCAGCGCTGCAG ggcTGGTGTGTGAGCTGCAGGGCCCATCGGGGGACTGGTCTGAGCTGCTGCTGGAGGTTCGGGCTCTAAGGGCTCAGCTGGAGAACTCTGCTCTgcgcacacacatgcagaaaCAGCTGGAGCAGTGCAGCGAGCCGCGTCCGTCGCCCACCATCCCTGCCAGCCCACTGTACCGGCGCCAGCTGCTGCACG ACCCGTCTCCTTCTCCTCCTGTCAGAGATGTGGGTCCGTTTCCCAGCGGGCCGCTGTACTCACCGTACTCCGAGATGGAGGAGAGCGTGCTGAACActcacg ACGCGCTGGAGCCGCACACAGAGCTGCATGGAGATGCGGTAGACGGATGCTACGCTAACGCTAACGGCAGACACGCGGTCGCACATGTGCAGGACTACAGCGCACTGCAGCAGCAGCTGACGGAGGGGCGAGCGGCGGCACAGCGGGTGGAGGAGACACTGCGGagg GTGCTGGGCTACACTGTGCTGCACACACTCCtgccggacacacacacactgcacacactcctggcggacacacacacactgcagcaggTTCTGGATGAGGCTGTTTCTCTGCTGAAGATGTTCTGGCGCGCGGCTCTGCCCAACACTGAcggacacacacacctgctgcagAGG GAGCTGCAGGCGCTGCGGCTGCGGGTGCAGGAACAGGAGGAGCTGCTGCAGGGAACCGTCCAGCGTCTGCGCAACACCAGCCGGAGCAAAGAGAACATGGAGAACTACATCCTGAGCCAgc TGTCGCGGACGCGAGACGTGCTGAAACAGGCCCGGGTCAATCTGGAG AAGAACGAGCGCAGGATTTCCTCTCTaagctcctcctcttcctcccttTGCCATG GTAAAGTCTTCCCCGGTGGCTCCGCAGGTTCTTCTGCTTGGTCTCGCATGACCTCTGCGTGCCCTGTGATCACCATGGAAACAGCTGTTTTGCAGCAGCCTGCCAGAAAGCGTGTGAGGGCGTGTCTTCCGCTCGACTCCACCCACTAG